The proteins below come from a single Parcubacteria group bacterium genomic window:
- a CDS encoding glycosyltransferase, with the protein MNIAIFTNNYLPNPYGVTVSVETFRAELEKRGHTVYIFAPKWKDYADKNPNVFRFPSIDIEFKFRFPLPIPYSWKIHRILKDLKIDIIHSQHPNLLGSAAMRWAKKKKIPLVFTWHTLYDQYTNFIPLIPKKWAANYIIKKAVEYANHSDAVIAPTASIIPILKKWGVQKEIIPIATGIKAEEFDGADREVVRKIYSIAPDETVLFLVSRLTEEKNIEFIFRSVRDVLAQNKKVKFLVAGDGYLLPKLKKYCEENNLSASVIFAGLVSHDELKNYYAAADIFVYGSKSETQGIIPLEAMHMYLPIVAVDSTGISSLALNKANGFLVREDEKEFSTAVLKLINDESLRKRFGEASGKIARENFTSEVCAEKLLKVYTGCLNH; encoded by the coding sequence ATGAATATTGCCATTTTCACCAACAATTACTTGCCTAATCCATACGGAGTGACGGTTTCCGTCGAAACTTTTCGCGCGGAGCTGGAAAAGCGTGGCCACACCGTCTATATTTTCGCGCCCAAATGGAAAGACTATGCGGATAAAAATCCGAATGTTTTTCGTTTTCCATCAATTGATATTGAATTTAAATTTCGCTTTCCCTTGCCGATTCCATATTCTTGGAAAATTCATCGAATTCTGAAAGACTTGAAAATTGATATCATCCATTCCCAACATCCCAATCTTTTGGGTTCGGCTGCGATGCGTTGGGCCAAAAAAAAGAAAATCCCACTCGTGTTCACTTGGCATACGCTCTACGATCAATATACGAATTTTATTCCGCTCATTCCCAAAAAATGGGCGGCGAATTATATTATAAAAAAGGCAGTTGAATATGCTAATCATTCTGATGCAGTCATCGCCCCAACCGCTTCCATTATTCCGATTTTGAAAAAGTGGGGCGTGCAAAAAGAAATCATTCCGATCGCGACCGGCATCAAGGCGGAAGAATTTGACGGAGCTGATCGAGAAGTCGTGCGGAAAATTTATAGCATCGCCCCAGACGAGACCGTACTGTTTTTGGTGTCTCGTTTGACGGAAGAAAAAAATATTGAATTTATTTTTCGCTCAGTAAGGGATGTTTTGGCGCAAAATAAAAAAGTAAAATTTCTTGTGGCAGGGGATGGTTATCTTTTGCCAAAGTTGAAAAAATATTGTGAGGAAAATAATCTTTCCGCTTCAGTGATTTTTGCCGGTCTAGTTTCGCATGATGAGTTAAAAAATTATTATGCCGCGGCGGATATTTTCGTCTACGGTTCCAAATCTGAAACACAAGGGATTATTCCGCTCGAAGCGATGCATATGTATCTTCCCATCGTAGCGGTCGATTCCACCGGCATCAGCAGTCTCGCCCTTAACAAGGCCAATGGATTTTTAGTGCGAGAAGATGAAAAGGAATTTTCCACTGCCGTTTTGAAATTGATTAACGATGAAAGTTTACGCAAGCGTTTTGGTGAAGCGTCAGGCAAAATTGCGCGGGAAAATTTTACGAGCGAGGTTTGTGCGGAGAAACTTTTGAAGGTGTATACGGGGTGTCTGAACCACTGA
- a CDS encoding alpha/beta fold hydrolase, with product MVNLTEEKEREAVSTEPEMLCGDELAFIDKPFYFPGENGRAVLLVHGWTTTPYELRRLGKYLHSKGYTVYAPLLTGHGTVPKDLENVSWKIWNEDVENAYSKLRENHKKIYVIGTSLGASLASILAGNNPEISGLVLMAMPYKLRMEKIMHLFARIMLLFRKYYKKYYPPSFGSGEMVTRKISYQTYPIRSVLEILKLAKFSRRVMGKITQPCLIMQSSIDHIVTKKSLEQIFAKIGSGIKQKKYIKDAYHTFISDIKNENIFKDILDFLDKN from the coding sequence ATGGTTAATTTGACTGAGGAAAAAGAAAGGGAAGCTGTTTCTACTGAACCGGAGATGCTTTGTGGCGATGAGCTTGCGTTTATCGACAAGCCTTTTTATTTTCCCGGCGAAAACGGCCGAGCCGTTCTTTTGGTCCACGGTTGGACAACGACGCCCTATGAACTGAGGCGACTGGGAAAATATCTGCACTCAAAGGGCTATACTGTTTATGCTCCGCTTCTGACCGGTCACGGAACTGTTCCAAAAGACTTGGAAAATGTTTCATGGAAAATCTGGAATGAGGACGTTGAAAATGCCTATTCCAAATTGAGAGAAAATCACAAAAAAATTTATGTCATTGGAACGTCACTTGGTGCAAGTCTGGCTTCAATTTTGGCGGGAAATAATCCAGAAATTTCTGGTCTTGTGCTTATGGCGATGCCATACAAATTGCGGATGGAAAAAATTATGCATCTCTTTGCCAGAATCATGTTGCTGTTTAGGAAATATTACAAAAAATACTATCCGCCGTCTTTTGGGTCTGGAGAGATGGTAACCAGAAAAATATCCTACCAAACCTATCCGATCAGGAGCGTTTTGGAAATTTTGAAACTGGCCAAATTTTCTCGGCGTGTCATGGGAAAAATTACTCAACCATGTCTCATAATGCAATCTTCCATTGATCATATCGTGACCAAAAAAAGTCTTGAGCAAATTTTTGCCAAAATTGGATCAGGGATAAAACAAAAAAAATATATCAAAGACGCCTATCATACTTTCATCTCCGATATTAAAAATGAAAATATTTTTAAGGACATCCTGGATTTTTTAGATAAAAACTGA
- a CDS encoding DedA family protein — protein sequence MEQLGQNIFQFLHQYGYWMMLPLMIVEGPVVTVIAAMLASLGAFNVFLVLLFSILGDVIGDVALYALGYKFGMGFVHHVGKYLGITEKLVLRMQEYFKKHGGKTILAVKSTTGLCWATFAAAGIAKMDFRTFLKNSVYGGIIWSGFLVAMGYFYGYLWRDIKQYIEWIGWIIFALAFFSIAIVMLYKNYQAKKMLKDYDGKK from the coding sequence ATGGAACAACTTGGTCAAAATATCTTTCAGTTTTTGCACCAGTACGGTTATTGGATGATGCTTCCCTTGATGATTGTGGAAGGACCAGTCGTGACGGTGATTGCGGCGATGTTGGCATCACTGGGCGCTTTTAATGTTTTTTTAGTCTTACTTTTTTCGATTTTAGGCGACGTCATCGGCGATGTGGCACTTTATGCATTGGGCTACAAATTTGGCATGGGGTTTGTCCATCATGTGGGAAAATATTTGGGCATCACGGAAAAATTAGTTTTGCGGATGCAGGAATATTTCAAAAAACATGGCGGAAAAACAATTCTTGCCGTGAAGTCAACGACCGGACTTTGCTGGGCGACTTTTGCGGCAGCTGGAATTGCCAAGATGGACTTTCGCACTTTTTTGAAAAATTCCGTCTACGGCGGAATAATCTGGAGCGGTTTTTTGGTGGCCATGGGCTATTTCTATGGTTATCTCTGGCGGGATATTAAGCAATACATCGAATGGATCGGCTGGATAATTTTTGCGCTGGCATTTTTTTCAATAGCTATAGTCATGCTCTATAAGAATTATCAAGCGAAGAAAATGCTTAAGGATTATGATGGGAAGAAATAG
- the tsaD gene encoding tRNA (adenosine(37)-N6)-threonylcarbamoyltransferase complex transferase subunit TsaD, producing MIILGLETSCDETAASVLEVENEHVTVLSSVISSQIALHATWGGVVPNLAAREHLKNILPVIGTTLEKAGKKPAEIDLMAVTKGPGLIPALLIGTTTAKTLAYLWRVPLIGIHHIEGHIYANFISTKNNTLKFPILALVVSGGHTQLVLMKKHLDYEIIGETVDDAVGEAFDKVARILGLGYPGGPAVANLADKFTGEKKFKITLPRPMLKSANFNFSFSGLKTAVLYATKKNPENFKDQDYISEMCHEFQSAVTDVLIAKTIRAAKKYVPKTILLAGGVSANTALREKLTATTEKDLKNTICLVPEFAYSLDNAAMIAMAGYYRWKNLKDKKSLEKTWQDMQTSASLKM from the coding sequence ATGATTATTCTAGGCCTGGAAACATCTTGCGACGAAACTGCGGCTTCCGTTTTGGAAGTGGAGAATGAGCACGTTACCGTGCTTTCTAGCGTTATTTCCTCCCAAATTGCCCTCCACGCTACTTGGGGCGGTGTCGTTCCTAATTTAGCGGCTAGGGAGCATTTGAAAAATATTTTACCCGTCATTGGAACAACACTCGAAAAAGCGGGCAAAAAACCCGCGGAAATTGATTTAATGGCCGTCACTAAAGGCCCCGGCCTCATTCCGGCACTACTCATTGGTACCACAACTGCCAAGACACTTGCCTATCTCTGGCGCGTACCATTGATCGGCATCCATCACATTGAAGGTCACATTTATGCCAATTTTATTTCTACTAAAAATAATACACTAAAGTTTCCCATTCTGGCGCTCGTTGTTTCTGGCGGTCACACCCAATTGGTTCTGATGAAAAAGCATCTGGACTATGAAATCATCGGCGAAACGGTCGATGACGCGGTCGGTGAAGCTTTTGACAAAGTGGCGCGCATCTTAGGCTTAGGCTATCCTGGCGGTCCAGCAGTGGCAAACCTAGCTGACAAATTCACTGGGGAGAAAAAATTCAAAATCACGCTCCCCCGCCCGATGCTCAAATCGGCTAATTTTAATTTTTCTTTTTCGGGACTCAAAACTGCTGTGCTATATGCCACTAAGAAAAATCCGGAAAATTTTAAAGATCAAGACTATATTTCCGAAATGTGTCATGAATTTCAGTCGGCCGTAACCGATGTACTGATTGCCAAAACGATCCGCGCGGCCAAAAAATATGTGCCAAAGACCATCCTGCTGGCTGGCGGAGTAAGCGCGAACACAGCTTTGCGGGAAAAATTAACAGCAACCACTGAGAAAGATTTAAAAAATACAATTTGTCTTGTGCCTGAATTTGCCTATAGCCTTGACAATGCCGCGATGATTGCGATGGCTGGATATTACCGCTGGAAAAATTTGAAAGATAAAAAATCACTGGAAAAAACCTGGCAAGATATGCAGACTAGCGCGAGTTTGAAGATGTAA
- a CDS encoding Hsp20/alpha crystallin family protein codes for MTKIKKSFLERLTGARTIDDDTYQPERPISPSVNMYGNEEEEVEMEREISARSMQSQYSRDDQEDEREESPAHEMESNEGQLTIDVYQTDNDIVIKSTIAGVKPEDLDVSINNDMLTIRGERKNEENVIEENYYYQECYWGSFSRSVILPIDVMADKIEASMKNGILTVRMPKAESNKSKKIQVRGF; via the coding sequence ATGACCAAAATAAAAAAATCATTTTTAGAAAGATTGACTGGGGCGAGAACGATTGATGATGACACCTACCAACCAGAAAGACCAATCTCTCCAAGCGTGAATATGTACGGCAACGAAGAGGAGGAAGTCGAGATGGAAAGAGAGATTTCCGCCCGCTCAATGCAAAGCCAATATTCACGTGATGATCAAGAAGATGAACGGGAAGAATCTCCTGCGCATGAAATGGAAAGTAATGAGGGGCAATTAACCATTGATGTCTACCAGACGGACAATGACATCGTCATCAAATCAACAATCGCTGGGGTAAAGCCAGAAGACCTTGATGTCAGCATCAATAATGACATGCTCACGATTCGCGGAGAGAGAAAGAATGAGGAGAATGTGATAGAGGAAAATTATTATTACCAAGAATGCTATTGGGGTTCTTTTTCCCGCTCAGTCATATTGCCGATTGATGTGATGGCCGACAAAATCGAGGCCTCGATGAAAAATGGGATCTTGACCGTGAGAATGCCCAAGGCCGAAAGCAATAAATCAAAAAAAATCCAAGTTCGAGGGTTCTAA
- a CDS encoding VanW family protein yields the protein MKSSYYFTIFLFAFFLFSPSCSAEMIDLGFFNTHEILSNQKTDLSVKIRNEKAIIPATEVAGWFRENPSLDYSAGYGSEIENGNLCAYSKSLLCKLVFSYRQEAHFKKKILISLDTELMKKSITNLSDTVNSDPINPGLKIEDGKVTLFSLSSKGLKLDEDKSLIMLIDSLKNNSTASELNLPYTEIDPTVTQDSIENMGINTLLGEGHSNFKGSPKNRIFNINVATDRFNGVLIKPKEEFSFVSVLGEVDGEHGYLPELVIKQDKTEPEFGGGICQVSTTAFRAAIYSGLEITARRNHAYPVSYYNPQGMDSTVYVPKPDLRFINDTPGYILLQTKIEGTELTFQFYGTSDGRKTTVLGPTILERNPDGSMKTTFTQQVYDKDNNLVREDEFKSNYESPSKFPHPGETTGLLTKKPKKWSDREWRVYKKEHGMN from the coding sequence ATGAAATCGAGTTATTATTTCACTATTTTTTTATTTGCCTTTTTCCTTTTTTCGCCCAGTTGCTCGGCGGAAATGATTGATTTGGGTTTTTTCAACACGCATGAAATATTAAGTAACCAAAAAACTGATCTGTCTGTCAAAATCAGAAACGAAAAGGCCATAATTCCGGCGACCGAAGTGGCTGGCTGGTTTCGAGAAAATCCTTCACTAGACTATAGCGCAGGCTATGGATCAGAAATAGAAAATGGCAACCTTTGCGCCTATAGCAAATCTTTACTTTGCAAATTAGTCTTTAGCTATCGTCAAGAAGCACATTTTAAAAAAAAAATTCTCATCAGCTTAGACACCGAACTGATGAAAAAATCTATCACCAATCTATCCGATACAGTCAACTCAGATCCGATCAATCCCGGCCTCAAGATTGAAGACGGAAAAGTGACTCTTTTTTCTCTAAGTAGCAAAGGACTCAAACTGGATGAGGACAAGAGCCTCATAATGCTCATCGATTCGCTCAAAAACAACTCAACCGCCAGTGAATTAAATCTACCTTACACCGAAATTGATCCGACAGTCACGCAAGATTCCATCGAAAACATGGGGATCAACACTCTGCTCGGCGAAGGCCATTCTAATTTCAAAGGTTCACCAAAGAATCGGATTTTCAACATCAATGTCGCGACTGATCGCTTCAATGGAGTGCTTATCAAACCGAAAGAGGAATTTTCTTTTGTCAGTGTCTTAGGTGAAGTTGATGGCGAGCACGGATACCTCCCTGAACTCGTAATCAAACAAGACAAAACTGAACCGGAATTTGGCGGTGGAATTTGCCAAGTTTCCACAACAGCTTTTCGCGCCGCGATTTATTCCGGACTGGAAATTACCGCCAGAAGAAACCATGCCTATCCTGTGAGCTACTACAACCCCCAAGGAATGGACTCCACTGTCTATGTCCCAAAGCCGGACTTGCGCTTCATCAATGACACGCCGGGCTATATCTTGCTTCAAACAAAAATTGAAGGAACGGAGCTGACTTTCCAATTTTATGGCACGTCGGATGGCAGAAAAACAACTGTGCTTGGTCCGACCATCCTGGAAAGAAATCCTGACGGTTCGATGAAAACCACTTTCACGCAACAAGTTTATGACAAAGATAATAACCTGGTTCGTGAAGACGAGTTTAAAAGCAACTACGAATCACCTTCAAAATTTCCGCACCCAGGAGAAACAACAGGCCTGCTCACTAAAAAACCGAAAAAATGGTCAGATCGCGAATGGCGAGTTTATAAAAAAGAACATGGGATGAACTAA
- a CDS encoding PilN domain-containing protein, with protein MKIGINLLPQDKKDEILKNERFRSVLGWEIVFFCTGLVFFTFIFGIDYLLRFDLQANSEIMGNNLNGAQYQTIAYYENKFSEINAKLTKISAISSGQLYWSNFFLMLNRATPHSIEIIGLSTKDFSVHLMGKAKTRDDLLSFRDNLSKEECFENVNLPLSDLVSKEDIAFQIDLGIKENCIKKR; from the coding sequence ATGAAAATAGGCATTAATCTATTACCACAAGACAAAAAGGATGAGATTTTGAAAAATGAAAGATTTCGGTCAGTTTTGGGCTGGGAAATTGTATTTTTTTGTACTGGTTTAGTTTTCTTCACGTTTATTTTTGGAATTGACTATCTTTTAAGGTTCGACCTCCAGGCCAATTCCGAAATAATGGGTAATAATTTGAACGGGGCGCAATATCAAACAATCGCCTACTATGAAAATAAATTTTCTGAAATAAACGCAAAGCTGACAAAAATTTCTGCTATTTCCTCCGGGCAGCTCTATTGGTCAAATTTTTTTCTAATGTTGAATCGCGCGACACCTCACAGTATTGAAATCATCGGATTGTCTACGAAGGATTTTTCGGTCCATCTTATGGGAAAGGCAAAGACGCGTGACGATTTGCTTTCATTTAGGGACAATTTGAGCAAGGAAGAATGCTTTGAAAATGTCAATCTGCCACTGTCTGATTTGGTTTCCAAAGAAGACATCGCATTCCAAATAGATTTAGGCATAAAGGAAAATTGTATTAAGAAACGATGA
- the pilM gene encoding type IV pilus assembly protein PilM — MNFFKKNVINFEDKYFGVDLGDLFVKVLQLESDGAHDRIRSYAVAPIPAGSMEEGRIVDKQKVAAALRSAVAGVGPKKINTKKAFCSLPESKVFLRVISIPNMEQSEIGEAIKWEIEASIPLSVDQVYYDWQLIGNFAGKQNILTVAISKEIIDDLLEVFELAGIEVHGLEAESIATARSLINGSTEEGRVSLIVDLGSRRTNFVVAEDNLPFFSSSIPFSSNGVTDAIAKTLGINNEEAEKIKISQGVGCCHDDDSVFNSIRSYLEGLSVEIEKTIDFYQNINTVSKDVDRIIICGGASLKGLVPYLAKRLGHGICIGDPWVNLDFGSRLPIINKERSLQFATAIGLAMRKKDYENRH; from the coding sequence ATGAATTTTTTTAAAAAAAATGTAATAAATTTTGAAGATAAGTATTTTGGTGTTGATCTGGGAGATCTTTTCGTGAAAGTGCTGCAATTGGAAAGTGATGGGGCGCATGATCGTATCAGGAGCTATGCTGTCGCGCCTATCCCCGCTGGGAGCATGGAAGAGGGGCGCATAGTGGACAAGCAAAAAGTGGCGGCGGCATTGAGATCGGCAGTGGCTGGTGTTGGGCCAAAAAAAATAAATACCAAAAAAGCTTTTTGTTCTTTGCCCGAGTCGAAAGTTTTTTTGCGCGTCATTTCTATTCCAAACATGGAACAATCCGAGATCGGCGAGGCGATTAAATGGGAAATTGAGGCAAGCATCCCGCTCTCCGTAGATCAAGTTTACTATGATTGGCAGCTGATTGGAAATTTCGCAGGTAAACAAAACATTTTAACTGTAGCTATTTCCAAAGAAATTATTGATGATCTTTTGGAGGTATTCGAACTAGCTGGCATAGAAGTTCATGGGCTTGAAGCGGAATCAATCGCGACAGCCAGAAGTTTGATCAATGGATCGACGGAGGAAGGGCGCGTTTCTTTGATTGTTGACCTGGGCTCTAGGCGAACTAATTTTGTTGTTGCGGAGGATAATTTGCCATTTTTTTCTTCAAGTATCCCATTCTCCTCTAATGGTGTAACTGATGCAATCGCTAAGACGTTGGGAATCAACAATGAAGAGGCGGAGAAGATAAAGATCTCTCAAGGAGTGGGTTGCTGTCATGACGATGATTCGGTTTTTAATTCTATAAGATCCTATCTAGAAGGACTTTCTGTGGAAATAGAAAAAACTATAGATTTTTACCAAAACATCAATACCGTATCCAAGGATGTTGACAGAATTATCATTTGCGGAGGAGCTAGCTTGAAAGGATTGGTGCCGTATCTAGCGAAGAGATTGGGGCATGGAATCTGTATCGGAGACCCATGGGTGAATTTGGATTTCGGTTCCCGCTTGCCAATAATCAACAAAGAAAGATCCTTGCAATTCGCAACAGCAATCGGTCTCGCAATGAGAAAAAAAGACTATGAAAATAGGCATTAA
- a CDS encoding pilus assembly PilX N-terminal domain-containing protein — MAHNKKQKNNSGSALAYALVIMSSVMIILVSILGYISSQLKFSLNRVEKEKAFQIAEAGIYYYRWYLAHETSGKTAAEINTFLQTGGPMGFSPEAVDYSGIGEYQIVVTPPVTGSTIINVESTGWSNKAPGIKRTVKVRFRRPSWSEYAVLANDFMRFGEGTEVYGKIHSNGGIRFDGIAHNVISSLLPTVDDSDHTGVVEFGVHTHVRVPPQTGVSSSGLATEAGSVSPIPVRADVFEAGRQFPVAEVSFNGVISDLSLMKTEAKKPGGTTNNNCTATGCYFDSSDYGRHIVLNSNGTMTVRRVTNYDKNTYDTKGRVLYQGLNTITTESSSTTYTIPASGIIFVEDNIWLEGTINNKKITIVAANLGSGLPANVFLGINNLLYTNFNGNDIIGVIAQDNVEIVKNSLNTLVIDGAFLAQSGKVGREYYTCKRWQYDTCISWWGSTCSIWKNWSLVTPNDLSDDVQHCDDYNSDDHRNTITVNGSIATNQRYGFSWTDGTGYDTRNLNFDNNLLYFPPPFFPTGTEYAIDLWEEL; from the coding sequence ATGGCACATAATAAAAAACAAAAAAATAATTCTGGATCAGCATTGGCATATGCGCTTGTGATTATGTCAAGCGTAATGATTATTTTGGTTTCTATCTTGGGCTACATATCCTCCCAGCTAAAATTTAGCCTTAATCGAGTTGAAAAAGAAAAGGCTTTTCAGATTGCGGAAGCAGGCATCTATTATTACCGTTGGTATCTTGCGCATGAAACCTCAGGGAAAACGGCTGCAGAGATTAATACATTTTTGCAAACTGGAGGGCCGATGGGTTTTTCTCCCGAAGCAGTGGACTATTCAGGAATTGGAGAGTATCAAATTGTCGTCACTCCACCAGTAACAGGATCGACAATCATTAATGTTGAATCGACTGGTTGGTCGAATAAAGCTCCTGGCATAAAGAGAACTGTCAAGGTGCGTTTTAGGAGGCCATCCTGGAGTGAATATGCCGTGCTTGCCAATGATTTTATGCGTTTTGGCGAAGGAACGGAAGTCTATGGAAAAATCCATTCTAATGGAGGCATTCGTTTTGATGGAATAGCGCATAATGTAATTTCTAGCCTTTTGCCGACTGTTGATGATTCTGACCATACTGGAGTAGTTGAATTTGGGGTGCATACACACGTGAGAGTTCCTCCGCAAACTGGCGTGAGTAGTAGTGGCCTTGCGACCGAGGCCGGTTCAGTCAGTCCAATACCAGTAAGAGCGGATGTTTTCGAGGCAGGCAGGCAATTTCCAGTAGCGGAAGTTAGCTTCAATGGTGTTATTTCCGACTTGAGTCTCATGAAGACAGAGGCGAAGAAGCCAGGCGGAACAACTAATAATAATTGTACTGCAACGGGTTGTTATTTCGACAGTAGCGATTACGGTAGACATATCGTGCTCAATAGCAATGGAACTATGACAGTAAGGAGAGTGACGAATTATGATAAAAATACTTATGATACTAAAGGGCGAGTTTTATACCAGGGATTGAATACTATAACTACAGAAAGTAGCTCGACCACCTACACAATTCCGGCGAGTGGGATAATTTTCGTAGAAGATAACATTTGGCTTGAAGGAACGATCAATAATAAAAAGATAACGATTGTGGCGGCCAATCTTGGGAGCGGTTTGCCGGCGAACGTTTTTTTGGGTATCAACAATCTATTGTATACGAATTTTAACGGCAATGATATTATCGGGGTCATTGCTCAAGATAATGTAGAAATTGTAAAAAATAGCCTAAATACTTTAGTAATAGATGGTGCATTTTTGGCGCAAAGCGGAAAGGTCGGCCGGGAATATTATACTTGTAAGCGATGGCAATACGATACTTGTATAAGTTGGTGGGGCAGTACTTGCTCAATTTGGAAGAATTGGTCGCTTGTCACTCCAAACGATCTGTCTGATGATGTGCAGCATTGCGATGATTACAACTCTGATGATCACAGAAATACAATTACGGTCAATGGTTCGATTGCAACCAATCAGCGCTACGGATTTTCTTGGACCGATGGAACTGGGTATGATACGCGCAATTTGAATTTTGACAATAATCTGCTCTATTTTCCACCACCCTTTTTTCCTACTGGGACAGAGTATGCTATCGATCTTTGGGAAGAATTATGA